Proteins co-encoded in one Haloarcula pelagica genomic window:
- a CDS encoding alpha/beta fold hydrolase has protein sequence MPYASNDGVRLAYEREGPPDAETVVFVEGLGYGRWMWRFQHRAVSRDYESIRWDNRGTGASDEPEGPYTVPEMASDLEAVLDDAGVESAHVVGASMGGMIAQQYALEYDRAQSLTLMCTSPGGPQEVPIPDKTLDRMFNVPEDADEREAIRYKMRPALTEGFWNDNQELIDRIVEWRLDSDASEQARGWQAAGVDAFDVHDRLDEITQPTLLLHGTADRVVPYENGELLAAGLPDVEFVTLEGAPHLLFIERHERVTDRLLEFLDDG, from the coding sequence ATGCCATATGCGAGCAACGACGGCGTCCGCCTGGCCTACGAGCGCGAGGGGCCACCGGACGCCGAGACCGTCGTGTTCGTCGAGGGACTGGGCTACGGCCGGTGGATGTGGCGGTTCCAACACCGGGCCGTCAGCCGCGACTACGAGAGCATCCGGTGGGACAACCGCGGCACCGGCGCCTCCGACGAACCCGAGGGACCCTACACTGTCCCGGAGATGGCGAGCGACCTCGAAGCGGTTCTGGACGACGCCGGAGTCGAGTCGGCCCACGTCGTCGGCGCGAGCATGGGCGGGATGATCGCCCAGCAGTACGCCCTGGAGTACGACCGAGCGCAGTCGCTGACGCTCATGTGTACTTCGCCGGGTGGTCCCCAGGAGGTCCCCATCCCCGACAAGACGCTCGACCGGATGTTCAACGTCCCGGAGGACGCCGACGAGCGCGAGGCCATCCGGTACAAGATGCGGCCGGCACTGACAGAGGGGTTCTGGAACGACAACCAGGAGCTGATCGACCGCATCGTCGAGTGGCGCCTGGACAGCGACGCCAGCGAACAGGCCCGGGGCTGGCAGGCCGCGGGCGTCGACGCCTTCGACGTTCACGACCGGCTCGACGAGATCACCCAGCCGACGCTGCTGTTGCACGGCACCGCCGACCGCGTGGTCCCCTACGAGAACGGCGAACTGCTGGCTGCGGGGCTCCCCGATGTCGAGTTCGTCACCCTGGAGGGCGCCCCACACCTCCTCTTTATCGAACGTCACGAGCGGGTCACCGACCGCCTGCTGGAGTTCCTCGACGATGGTTGA
- a CDS encoding AMP-binding protein, translated as MVDRSAPQEWVGAWSEKRAALTPEREGLVDATTGERFTYADLDRRANRAVRLLRDRGVDADDSVAVVSRNRPAVVDLFFATAKAGATLAPLSHRLAPPELGELLARVDPGLLVVEAPFAADVADALSASGVDPSVVVLGADSGDVTSEFPEAPGYDAALPADGSVVETPAVAPDDPHLLLHTGGSTGTPKETVLTHEGIVWNSVNTITAWGLRDDDVTPMVFPMFHTGGWNVLTVPLWHMGGTVVIAREFDPGQVLSVIDEEGGTVLVAVPAVLRMMTDHDDWDSADLSQLRFAKSGGGPCRQSVMQTWWDRGIDLSQGYGLTECGPNNFAMPDGWPREKADAVGKPALHVDARIVDDDGDPVERGEIGELVLRSPHAADGYLDNPEETAATFGAFVATGDLAREDADGYFHIEGRKKEMYVSGGENVYPAEVEDAVADHPGVDEVVVIPVPDDQWGQVGKAVVQGDESLTLADLREFLDDRLAGFKHPRHLAFIEEMPTSGPSKIDRQAVEAEFGAE; from the coding sequence ATGGTTGATCGGTCGGCGCCCCAGGAGTGGGTCGGCGCCTGGAGCGAGAAGCGGGCCGCGCTCACCCCCGAGCGCGAGGGGCTAGTCGACGCGACGACGGGCGAGCGGTTCACCTACGCCGACCTCGACCGGCGGGCGAACCGGGCGGTCCGCCTCCTCCGTGACCGCGGCGTCGACGCGGACGACAGCGTCGCCGTCGTCTCGCGCAACCGTCCCGCCGTCGTCGATCTGTTCTTCGCGACCGCGAAGGCCGGCGCCACTCTGGCACCGCTGTCTCACCGTCTCGCGCCGCCGGAACTGGGCGAGCTACTGGCCCGCGTCGATCCGGGGCTCCTCGTGGTCGAAGCCCCGTTCGCCGCGGACGTGGCCGACGCGCTCTCGGCGAGCGGCGTCGACCCGTCGGTCGTCGTACTGGGTGCCGACAGCGGGGACGTGACGAGCGAGTTCCCCGAGGCACCGGGCTACGACGCGGCGCTTCCGGCCGACGGATCGGTAGTCGAGACGCCGGCGGTCGCCCCCGACGACCCACACCTGCTGTTGCACACCGGCGGCTCGACGGGGACGCCCAAGGAGACGGTTCTCACACACGAAGGCATCGTCTGGAACTCGGTGAACACGATCACCGCCTGGGGCCTGCGCGACGACGACGTGACGCCGATGGTGTTCCCGATGTTCCACACCGGCGGCTGGAACGTCCTCACGGTGCCGCTGTGGCACATGGGCGGCACTGTCGTCATCGCCCGGGAGTTCGATCCCGGGCAGGTCCTCTCGGTGATCGACGAGGAGGGCGGAACCGTCCTCGTGGCCGTCCCCGCCGTGTTGCGGATGATGACCGACCACGACGACTGGGACTCGGCCGACCTCTCGCAACTGCGCTTCGCCAAGTCCGGCGGCGGCCCGTGCCGACAGTCGGTCATGCAGACCTGGTGGGACCGGGGGATCGATCTCTCGCAGGGGTACGGCCTCACCGAGTGTGGCCCCAACAACTTCGCGATGCCCGACGGCTGGCCCCGCGAGAAGGCCGATGCCGTCGGCAAGCCGGCGCTCCACGTCGACGCCCGGATCGTCGACGACGACGGCGACCCGGTCGAGCGCGGCGAGATCGGCGAACTGGTTCTGCGGTCGCCCCACGCCGCCGACGGCTACCTCGACAACCCCGAGGAGACCGCCGCGACCTTCGGCGCGTTCGTCGCGACGGGTGACCTCGCCCGGGAGGACGCCGACGGCTACTTCCACATCGAGGGTCGCAAGAAGGAGATGTACGTCAGCGGCGGCGAGAACGTCTACCCCGCCGAAGTCGAGGACGCCGTCGCCGACCATCCCGGCGTCGACGAAGTGGTCGTGATCCCGGTCCCAGACGACCAGTGGGGCCAGGTCGGGAAGGCCGTCGTCCAGGGCGACGAGTCGCTGACGCTCGCGGACCTCCGGGAGTTTCTGGACGACCGCCTGGCCGGCTTCAAACACCCGCGACACCTCGCGTTTATCGAGGAGATGCCCACGAGCGGCCCGTCGAAGATCGACCGCCAGGCCGTCGAGGCCGAGTTCGGCGCGGAGTAG
- the malQ gene encoding 4-alpha-glucanotransferase, producing the protein MHFERSSGIFLHLTSLPSPDGVGTLGEPAEQFVDYLDSAGQRLWQICPLGPTDGAFGNSPYQTHSSFAGNPLLVSLTELVADGWLTDDDLADRPDFDDHWVEYDRVGEYKRGMLRTAFERFQETAGESEQRALDEFAADNDGWLADYALFRALKTHFDGDGWTQWPAEIKQRDPEALARYREELAEEVRFREFVQWCFDRQWDRLHEYANDHGVQIIGDMPIYMGMDSADVWANPELFDLDEHNEPAAVAGMPTNPDGDGTGQRWGNPLYDWAAMAEDDYAWWVDRFEALLSRVDITRVDHFKGFESYWAVPADAPTAADGEWRDGPGRELFETVEAELGELPIIVENLGGITPELRELRESLGAPGMNVALYADWCTEDHMYMPHVYPQDSVAYTSTHDTNTVMGWYRDEAGDRQRDCLHFYVDSDGHDINWDITEAVWAADSIFAITQMQDLLGLGGETRFNTPGTAEGNWTWRITEGGFDRGVAQRLRDVTERHARD; encoded by the coding sequence ATGCACTTCGAGCGGTCGAGCGGGATCTTCCTGCATCTCACGTCGCTGCCGAGTCCGGACGGAGTCGGGACGCTCGGCGAACCGGCCGAACAGTTCGTGGACTACCTGGACAGCGCCGGCCAGAGGCTGTGGCAGATCTGTCCGCTCGGGCCGACCGACGGCGCGTTCGGTAACTCGCCGTACCAGACCCACTCGTCGTTCGCCGGGAACCCGCTGTTGGTGAGTCTGACGGAACTCGTCGCAGACGGCTGGCTGACCGACGACGACCTCGCGGACCGACCGGACTTCGACGACCACTGGGTCGAGTACGACCGCGTCGGCGAGTACAAACGCGGGATGCTCCGGACGGCCTTCGAGCGGTTCCAGGAGACAGCCGGCGAGAGCGAACAGCGAGCCCTGGACGAGTTCGCCGCCGACAACGACGGGTGGCTGGCCGACTACGCGCTCTTTCGGGCGCTGAAGACCCACTTCGACGGGGACGGCTGGACCCAGTGGCCCGCCGAGATCAAACAGCGCGACCCCGAGGCGCTCGCCCGGTATCGTGAGGAACTGGCCGAGGAGGTGCGCTTCCGTGAGTTCGTCCAGTGGTGTTTCGACCGGCAGTGGGACCGACTCCACGAGTACGCGAACGATCACGGCGTCCAGATCATCGGCGACATGCCGATCTACATGGGGATGGACAGCGCCGACGTGTGGGCGAACCCGGAACTGTTCGACCTGGACGAACACAACGAACCCGCGGCCGTCGCCGGGATGCCGACCAACCCGGACGGCGACGGCACCGGCCAGCGCTGGGGCAACCCCCTCTACGACTGGGCGGCGATGGCCGAGGACGACTACGCCTGGTGGGTCGACCGGTTCGAGGCGCTGCTCTCTCGGGTCGACATCACCCGGGTCGACCACTTCAAGGGGTTCGAGAGCTACTGGGCCGTGCCGGCGGACGCGCCGACCGCCGCGGACGGCGAGTGGCGCGACGGGCCGGGCCGGGAACTGTTCGAGACCGTCGAGGCCGAACTGGGCGAGTTACCGATCATCGTCGAGAACCTCGGCGGGATCACCCCGGAGCTGCGCGAACTGCGCGAGTCGCTGGGCGCGCCCGGCATGAACGTGGCGCTGTACGCCGACTGGTGTACGGAGGACCACATGTACATGCCCCACGTCTACCCGCAGGACTCGGTCGCGTACACCTCCACGCACGACACCAACACCGTGATGGGCTGGTACCGCGACGAGGCCGGCGACCGCCAGCGGGACTGTCTGCACTTCTACGTGGACTCGGACGGCCACGACATCAACTGGGACATCACAGAGGCCGTCTGGGCCGCCGACTCGATCTTCGCGATCACACAGATGCAGGACTTGCTCGGCCTGGGCGGCGAGACGCGGTTCAACACGCCCGGGACGGCCGAGGGCAACTGGACGTGGCGGATCACCGAGGGCGGATTCGATCGGGGAGTCGCCCAGCGGCTCCGGGACGTGACCGAGCGCCACGCGCGGGACTGA
- the gghA gene encoding glucosylglycerol hydrolase: MPEYTTDADATEGLIAFQREVLDAHDDRFEAAKELTTRLGAHWRDGHAEFGFWTPQLDEVPAEDVRLELLTAEDDVDLTADEQEVTFDRQFVETHREGEFTWAAVDGPRPGTREQLGTLYRLSYEVDGERETVTDPFADSLPFGAYGPAELYDMARLDEERADREYFQRLEDDGVAPHAHEDKGLPRFEPATSMLEIHPGTATESGTLAGLKRQFETIGEKQAAEEDLTPPERNFVGYDAVQLMPVAPITQNEDELGYWLPEVSSGDRLRATLRRPDMVNWGYDIIISGFGTVNPAILETRRPDELVDLIATLHTLPDPVKVVFDIALGHADNGALPLLNEEWFAGPGMYGQELDYTQPVVRAGLLELQRRKMDFGADGIRVDGAQDFTNWDPEAEEEWHDDEYLAEMDRVTQEVAGVEYRPWMIYEDGRPWPRSDWELASTYRTLIEEHPHSYQWGPVTFAHNTPALQTFWATKWWRVKEVRDMGENWISGVANHDTIRRGTQLEPDPPFSQPQINRYLGETRNDQLRKAYNNPASTILFHAFMPGCPMDFTHANMRAPWGFVRDTDAVWNLKVLSEEENFPEWQIRPQDFENDAHFGRLKEWGFEDRDELSEFLGLLADAVSMTDYDKEEITTLLNTAGTPIGDEFSVAELEQLGREWMRDLGEFFNLSHWHDQQDEERTAFDLRVREFRHDHEWVTTEFTGADTLEYVYPTDGTVLYYGHRRASDDSEELLFVGTMEGVAETVTPTDLVDVDDEGWEVALASPELDVEDASDAVSLADSQAALFVRSLD, encoded by the coding sequence ATGCCGGAGTACACCACCGACGCCGACGCCACCGAGGGCCTGATCGCGTTCCAGCGCGAGGTGTTGGACGCCCACGACGACCGGTTCGAGGCCGCGAAGGAACTGACGACGCGGCTTGGCGCCCACTGGCGTGACGGCCACGCGGAGTTTGGCTTCTGGACGCCTCAGCTCGACGAGGTCCCTGCCGAGGACGTTCGACTGGAGCTCCTGACCGCCGAGGACGACGTTGACCTGACCGCCGACGAACAGGAGGTCACCTTCGACCGGCAGTTCGTCGAGACCCACCGGGAAGGTGAGTTTACGTGGGCCGCCGTCGACGGTCCACGGCCCGGGACGCGCGAACAACTCGGGACGCTCTACCGACTCAGCTACGAGGTCGACGGCGAGCGCGAGACGGTCACCGACCCGTTCGCCGACTCGCTCCCGTTTGGCGCCTACGGCCCGGCTGAGCTGTACGACATGGCCCGGCTGGACGAGGAGCGCGCGGACCGCGAGTACTTCCAGCGGCTAGAGGACGACGGCGTCGCCCCCCACGCCCACGAGGACAAGGGGCTGCCGCGCTTCGAGCCCGCGACGAGCATGCTGGAGATCCATCCCGGAACGGCCACCGAGTCCGGGACACTGGCCGGCCTGAAGCGCCAGTTCGAGACCATCGGCGAGAAGCAGGCGGCCGAGGAGGACCTGACGCCGCCGGAGCGGAACTTCGTCGGCTACGACGCCGTCCAGTTGATGCCGGTCGCCCCGATCACCCAGAACGAGGACGAACTGGGCTACTGGTTGCCCGAAGTGTCCTCCGGCGACCGCCTGCGGGCGACACTCCGCCGGCCGGACATGGTCAACTGGGGATACGACATCATCATCTCCGGGTTCGGGACGGTCAACCCCGCCATCCTGGAGACGCGCCGCCCCGACGAACTCGTCGACCTCATCGCGACGCTGCACACCCTTCCTGACCCGGTGAAGGTGGTCTTCGACATCGCGCTGGGCCACGCCGACAACGGCGCGCTCCCCCTGCTCAACGAGGAGTGGTTCGCCGGCCCCGGGATGTACGGGCAGGAACTGGACTACACCCAACCCGTCGTTCGGGCCGGTCTGCTGGAACTCCAGCGCCGGAAGATGGATTTCGGCGCCGACGGCATCCGTGTCGACGGCGCTCAGGACTTCACGAACTGGGATCCCGAAGCGGAGGAGGAGTGGCACGACGACGAGTACCTCGCCGAGATGGACCGGGTCACCCAGGAGGTCGCCGGCGTCGAGTACCGGCCCTGGATGATCTACGAGGACGGCCGTCCCTGGCCTCGCTCGGACTGGGAACTGGCCTCGACCTACCGCACGCTGATCGAGGAACACCCCCACTCCTATCAGTGGGGGCCGGTCACCTTCGCGCACAACACGCCGGCGCTCCAGACGTTCTGGGCGACGAAGTGGTGGCGTGTGAAAGAAGTCCGGGACATGGGCGAGAACTGGATCTCCGGAGTCGCCAACCACGACACGATACGCCGCGGGACCCAACTCGAACCGGACCCGCCCTTCAGCCAGCCCCAGATCAACCGTTACCTGGGCGAGACGAGAAACGACCAGCTCCGGAAGGCGTACAACAACCCGGCCTCGACGATCCTGTTCCACGCGTTCATGCCGGGCTGTCCGATGGACTTCACCCACGCCAACATGCGCGCGCCGTGGGGGTTCGTCCGGGACACCGACGCCGTCTGGAACCTCAAGGTCCTCTCGGAGGAGGAGAACTTCCCCGAGTGGCAGATCCGCCCGCAGGACTTCGAGAACGACGCCCACTTCGGGCGGCTCAAGGAGTGGGGCTTCGAGGACCGCGACGAACTGAGCGAGTTCCTCGGACTGCTGGCCGACGCGGTCAGCATGACCGACTACGACAAGGAGGAGATCACGACGCTGCTCAACACCGCCGGGACGCCGATCGGCGACGAGTTCAGCGTCGCCGAACTCGAACAGCTCGGTCGGGAGTGGATGCGTGACCTGGGTGAGTTTTTCAATCTCTCCCACTGGCACGATCAGCAGGACGAGGAGCGCACCGCCTTCGACCTGCGGGTCCGGGAGTTCCGTCACGACCACGAGTGGGTGACGACGGAATTCACGGGTGCGGACACGCTGGAGTACGTCTACCCCACCGACGGGACCGTGCTGTACTACGGGCATCGTCGTGCGTCCGACGACAGCGAGGAACTGCTCTTCGTCGGGACGATGGAGGGCGTCGCCGAGACGGTGACGCCGACGGACCTGGTCGATGTCGACGACGAAGGCTGGGAAGTCGCGCTCGCGTCCCCCGAACTCGATGTCGAGGACGCGAGCGACGCGGTGTCGCTTGCCGACAGCCAGGCGGCGCTGTTCGTCCGGTCGCTGGACTGA